The Mycobacterium seoulense genome has a window encoding:
- the modA gene encoding molybdate ABC transporter substrate-binding protein, translating to MRQIGILAGVVAMTLAAGCGAHPSSPGAAGPGRLVVFAAASLKPAFGQIGAQFKAQNPGSDVEFDFAGSSELATQLTQGATADVFASADTAQMDTVAKAGLVSGNPTNFASNTLVIVTAPGNPKNVGSFGDLARPGLGVVICQRPVPCGAATRHVEDSTGIRLNPVSEEPSVTDVLNKVTTGQADAGLVYVTDAHSAGNKVTTVSFPEAAGAVNVYPIAVLKNAPRPTLAQRFVALVTGDAGQNILAQSGFAKP from the coding sequence ATGCGGCAGATCGGGATCCTGGCCGGTGTGGTGGCGATGACGCTGGCTGCCGGGTGCGGTGCGCATCCGTCTTCCCCGGGCGCTGCGGGCCCAGGGCGGCTTGTAGTGTTCGCCGCGGCCTCCCTGAAGCCCGCATTCGGTCAGATCGGTGCGCAGTTCAAGGCCCAAAACCCGGGCAGCGACGTCGAATTCGACTTCGCGGGTTCCTCGGAACTGGCCACCCAGTTGACGCAGGGCGCGACGGCCGACGTGTTCGCGTCGGCGGACACCGCGCAGATGGACACCGTCGCCAAGGCCGGCTTGGTGTCCGGCAACCCGACGAACTTCGCGTCCAACACACTGGTGATCGTCACCGCGCCGGGAAATCCGAAAAACGTCGGCTCCTTCGGCGACCTCGCCCGGCCCGGGCTGGGGGTGGTGATCTGCCAGAGGCCGGTGCCGTGTGGAGCGGCGACCCGGCACGTCGAGGACAGCACCGGCATCCGCCTCAACCCGGTGAGCGAGGAGCCGAGCGTCACGGACGTCCTCAACAAGGTCACCACCGGACAGGCCGACGCCGGGCTGGTATACGTCACCGACGCCCACAGCGCGGGGAACAAGGTGACGACCGTGAGCTTCCCGGAGGCCGCCGGTGCGGTGAACGTCTATCCGATCGCGGTGCTCAAGAACGCGCCGCGACCTACGTTGGCGCAACGGTTCGTGGCCCTGGTGACCGGCGACGCCGGTCAGAACATCCTGGCCCAGTCGGGTTTCGCGAAACCCTGA
- a CDS encoding ABC transporter permease has product MHRHTNLPRWVYVPAAVGTVFVLLPLLAIAVRVDWANFWSLIASSSSRTALLLSLKTAAASTVLCVLLGVPMALVLARSTAPLVRLLRPLILLPLVLPPVVGGIALLYAFGRLGLLGRYLEAAGISIAFSTAAVVLAQAFVSLPFLVISLEGAARTADADFEIVAATLGARPSTVWWRVTLPLLLPGVMSGTVLAFARALGEFGATLTFAGSRQGVTRTLPLEIYLQRVDDADAAVALSILLVAVAALVVLGLGARRLTGVDAGRPGP; this is encoded by the coding sequence ATGCACCGGCATACGAATCTGCCGCGGTGGGTGTACGTCCCCGCCGCCGTGGGGACCGTGTTCGTGCTGCTGCCGTTGCTGGCCATCGCGGTCAGGGTCGACTGGGCGAACTTCTGGTCGCTGATCGCCAGCTCGTCGTCGCGGACGGCGCTGCTGCTCAGCCTCAAGACCGCCGCGGCCAGCACCGTGCTCTGTGTGTTGCTGGGCGTGCCGATGGCGTTGGTGCTGGCCCGCAGCACCGCACCTCTGGTGCGGCTGCTGCGGCCGCTGATCCTGCTGCCGTTGGTGCTGCCGCCGGTGGTGGGTGGGATCGCGCTGCTCTACGCGTTCGGCCGGCTCGGATTGCTCGGCCGCTACCTCGAAGCGGCCGGCATCAGCATCGCCTTCAGCACCGCGGCCGTGGTGCTGGCGCAGGCCTTCGTGTCGCTGCCGTTCCTGGTGATCTCCCTGGAGGGGGCCGCGCGCACCGCCGACGCCGACTTCGAGATCGTGGCGGCCACGCTGGGGGCACGACCGAGCACGGTCTGGTGGCGGGTAACCCTGCCGCTGCTGCTGCCCGGCGTGATGTCGGGGACGGTGCTGGCGTTCGCCCGCGCGCTGGGGGAGTTCGGCGCGACGCTGACCTTCGCCGGTTCCCGGCAAGGGGTCACCCGCACGCTGCCACTCGAGATCTATCTGCAGCGGGTGGACGACGCCGACGCGGCGGTGGCGTTGTCGATTCTTTTGGTGGCGGTGGCGGCGCTGGTGGTATTGGGGCTGGGCGCGCGCCGGCTGACCGGGGTCGACGCGGGGCGGCCGGGGCCATGA